In one window of Leifsonia sp. NPDC080035 DNA:
- a CDS encoding YchJ family metal-binding protein yields the protein MTTLRCPCLSGETYDACCGPLHAGAPAPTAERLMRSRFSAFALGDAAYLLRSWHPGTRPEELELEPGLRWYRLDIERTERGGPFDTDGVVAFTAYYKGDERGSLHETSRFVREGRDWFYVDAV from the coding sequence GTGACCACCCTGCGCTGTCCGTGCCTGAGCGGCGAGACGTACGACGCCTGCTGCGGGCCGCTCCACGCGGGCGCCCCCGCGCCGACCGCCGAACGGTTGATGCGCTCCCGGTTCAGCGCGTTCGCGCTCGGCGACGCGGCCTACCTGCTGCGCAGCTGGCACCCCGGCACGCGCCCCGAGGAGCTGGAGCTGGAGCCGGGACTGCGCTGGTACCGCCTCGACATCGAACGGACCGAGCGCGGGGGTCCGTTCGACACGGATGGAGTGGTGGCCTTCACCGCGTACTACAAGGGCGACGAGCGCGGATCGCTGCACGAGACCTCCCGGTTCGTGCGCGAGGGACGCGACTGGTTCTACGTCGACGCGGTCTGA
- a CDS encoding VOC family protein, which yields MIRIGSIVWGVRELPRAIAFWSAALGYRPLREPDVDWAILVPETGEGPQLALKLVGSEANPAPRHHLDLYADVQADEVARLLALGAERVDWDYEEDADYVVLADPDGNRFCVVDAAS from the coding sequence ATGATCCGTATCGGTTCCATCGTGTGGGGAGTGCGGGAGCTGCCGCGCGCCATCGCGTTCTGGTCCGCGGCGCTCGGCTACCGGCCGTTGCGCGAGCCGGACGTCGACTGGGCGATCCTCGTCCCGGAGACGGGGGAGGGGCCGCAACTGGCGCTGAAGCTCGTCGGCAGCGAGGCGAACCCGGCGCCGCGGCACCACCTCGACCTCTATGCCGACGTGCAGGCCGACGAGGTCGCGCGGCTGCTCGCGCTCGGCGCGGAGCGGGTGGACTGGGACTACGAGGAGGACGCCGACTACGTCGTCCTCGCCGACCCGGACGGCAACCGCTTCTGCGTCGTCGACGCCGCTTCGTGA
- a CDS encoding cold-shock protein: MALGTVKWFNSEKGYGFIAPDDGSADVFAHFSEIASTGGFRNLDENQKVEYDLAQGPKGPQAANIRPL; the protein is encoded by the coding sequence ATGGCACTCGGTACCGTCAAATGGTTCAACTCGGAGAAGGGGTACGGCTTCATCGCCCCGGATGACGGCAGCGCCGACGTCTTCGCCCACTTCAGCGAGATCGCCTCCACCGGTGGTTTCCGCAACCTCGACGAGAACCAGAAGGTCGAATACGACCTCGCCCAGGGCCCCAAGGGTCCGCAGGCAGCGAACATCCGTCCCCTGTGA
- a CDS encoding acyl-CoA desaturase: MTATILGPVRRTKPRTEGRPPVTSTYNELLARVRGEGLLERRRGFYITVFCLLTAGLGGAITGFILLGDSWFQLLIAAALGLIFTQFAFLGHEASHRQVFASGPVNDRAGRLIATWLVGMSYQWWMTKHTRHHANPNTIGKDPDIAVDTISFTEEDAAKRTGLLAAITRRQGYLFFPLLLLEGVNLHVTSIRSLLSPAPVDHRARELVAIGLRLSVYLAIVFLMLPTGMAFAFLGVQLAVFGVYMGASFAPNHKGMPQLPAGARVDFLNKQVLTSRNIRGGWTMSALMGGLNHQIEHHLFPSMPRPHLRRARMLVREHCAAHDIPYTETGLVNSYRIVIRYLNRVGLAARDPFDCPAAQQLRRA; this comes from the coding sequence ATGACCGCAACCATTCTCGGCCCGGTGCGGAGGACCAAACCGCGCACCGAAGGCCGGCCCCCGGTCACGAGCACCTACAACGAGCTGCTCGCCCGGGTCCGCGGCGAGGGGCTCCTGGAGCGCCGCCGCGGCTTCTACATCACCGTCTTCTGCCTGCTCACCGCGGGCCTCGGCGGGGCGATCACGGGCTTCATCCTGCTCGGCGACTCCTGGTTCCAGCTGCTCATCGCCGCAGCGCTCGGCCTCATCTTCACCCAGTTCGCCTTCCTCGGCCACGAGGCGTCGCACCGCCAGGTGTTCGCCTCCGGACCGGTCAACGACCGCGCCGGCCGCCTCATCGCGACCTGGCTGGTCGGCATGAGCTACCAGTGGTGGATGACCAAGCACACCCGCCACCACGCCAACCCGAACACGATCGGCAAGGACCCCGACATCGCCGTCGACACCATCTCCTTCACCGAGGAGGACGCCGCGAAGCGCACCGGGCTGCTCGCGGCGATCACCCGCCGCCAGGGCTACCTGTTCTTCCCGCTCCTCCTGCTGGAGGGCGTCAACCTGCACGTGACCTCGATCCGGTCGCTGCTCTCCCCCGCGCCGGTCGACCACCGCGCCCGCGAGCTGGTCGCCATCGGGCTGCGACTCTCCGTCTACCTGGCCATCGTGTTCCTGATGCTGCCCACCGGGATGGCGTTCGCGTTCCTCGGCGTGCAGCTGGCCGTCTTCGGCGTCTACATGGGCGCCTCGTTCGCCCCGAACCACAAGGGCATGCCCCAGCTCCCCGCCGGCGCGCGCGTGGACTTCCTCAACAAGCAGGTGCTCACCTCGCGCAACATCCGCGGCGGCTGGACGATGAGCGCCCTGATGGGCGGCCTGAACCACCAGATCGAGCACCACCTGTTCCCGAGCATGCCGCGCCCGCACCTGCGCCGGGCCAGGATGCTCGTGCGCGAGCACTGCGCCGCCCACGACATCCCGTACACCGAGACGGGCCTGGTGAACTCATACCGGATCGTCATCCGCTACCTGAACCGCGTCGGGCTTGCCGCGCGGGACCCGTTCGACTGCCCGGCCGCGCAGCAGCTCCGGCGCGCCTGA
- the lspA gene encoding signal peptidase II gives MTDSSPGRRRGGRAAFWIAVVCAVAVVAVDQLTKLWAASALADGRTVDVIGSLIRFQLAYNTGAAFSSGPGFTWVFGIVSGVVAAAIVVYAWRVTSVAWAIGLGALLGGAISHFGDRLLRGYVIDFIDYVNWFIGNVADIAIVLSVVYLGILAVLKVPTGRSAGLPSDEAAPTEPRNGTR, from the coding sequence ATGACCGACTCGAGCCCCGGACGCCGCCGCGGCGGCCGCGCCGCCTTCTGGATCGCCGTCGTCTGCGCCGTCGCGGTGGTGGCCGTTGACCAGCTGACGAAGCTGTGGGCGGCGTCCGCGCTCGCCGACGGTCGCACGGTGGATGTGATCGGGTCGCTGATCCGGTTCCAGCTCGCATACAACACGGGCGCCGCGTTCTCGTCGGGCCCCGGGTTCACCTGGGTGTTCGGGATCGTGTCCGGCGTCGTCGCGGCGGCGATCGTCGTCTACGCGTGGCGGGTCACCTCCGTCGCATGGGCGATCGGGCTGGGGGCGCTCCTCGGCGGCGCGATCAGCCACTTCGGCGACCGGCTGCTGCGCGGCTACGTGATCGACTTCATCGACTACGTGAACTGGTTCATCGGCAACGTCGCCGACATCGCGATCGTCCTGAGCGTCGTCTACCTCGGCATCCTCGCCGTGCTGAAGGTTCCGACGGGGCGTTCCGCGGGCCTCCCATCCGACGAGGCCGCCCCGACTGAGCCCCGCAACGGGACGCGTTAG